One stretch of Mycolicibacterium fallax DNA includes these proteins:
- a CDS encoding patatin-like phospholipase family protein encodes MSETKPVDLVLSGGGVKGIALVGSVAALLDAGYSPHRISGTSAGALVGAVLAAAAAADELAVHQLEQLALSVDYASFLDQAPLERIPLLGPAWGVLSGEGIYRGDALHAWIEEQLAAYGVRTFADLALDDPHLPPEQRYRLVVNVADVSLGRLVRLPWDYSSVYGLDPDEQSVADAVRASTAIPFFFQPATLTRPDGGESTLVDGGLLANYPIYTFDRPDREPPRWPTFGVTLMPSLPDHNEEIFPALRLLHRVRPPTLMEKVVTTILVGNDQTKLSLPWVAARTIAVDTSDVGVLEFDVSEHGKAALYDDGYGAARQFLSGWDFEDYQARFRGPR; translated from the coding sequence ATGTCCGAGACCAAGCCCGTCGACCTGGTGCTCTCCGGAGGGGGAGTCAAGGGCATTGCCCTGGTCGGGTCGGTGGCGGCGCTGCTGGACGCCGGATATTCCCCGCACCGGATCTCCGGCACCTCGGCCGGGGCGCTGGTCGGCGCGGTGCTCGCGGCCGCGGCCGCCGCCGACGAACTGGCCGTGCACCAGCTCGAGCAGCTGGCGCTCAGCGTGGACTACGCGTCCTTCCTGGACCAGGCGCCGCTGGAGCGGATCCCGCTGCTCGGCCCGGCCTGGGGGGTGCTGTCCGGGGAGGGCATCTACCGCGGCGACGCGCTGCACGCCTGGATCGAGGAGCAGCTCGCCGCCTACGGGGTGCGTACCTTCGCCGACCTGGCCCTGGACGACCCGCACCTGCCGCCCGAACAGCGCTACCGGCTGGTCGTCAACGTCGCCGACGTCAGCCTGGGCCGGCTGGTCCGGCTGCCCTGGGACTATTCCTCGGTCTACGGCCTGGATCCCGACGAGCAGTCGGTGGCCGACGCGGTACGGGCCTCCACCGCGATCCCGTTCTTCTTCCAGCCGGCCACCCTGACCAGGCCCGACGGCGGCGAGTCCACCCTCGTCGACGGTGGCCTGCTGGCCAACTACCCGATCTACACCTTCGACCGGCCCGACCGCGAACCGCCGCGCTGGCCGACCTTCGGGGTGACCCTGATGCCCAGCCTGCCCGACCACAACGAAGAGATCTTCCCGGCGCTGCGGCTGCTGCACCGGGTGCGCCCGCCGACCCTGATGGAGAAGGTGGTCACCACCATCCTGGTCGGCAACGATCAGACCAAGCTCAGCCTGCCGTGGGTGGCCGCGCGGACCATCGCGGTGGACACCTCCGATGTCGGGGTGCTGGAGTTCGACGTGTCCGAACACGGCAAGGCCGCCCTGTACGACGACGGCTACGGCGCCGCCCGGCAGTTCCTGTCCGGCTGGGACTTCGAGGACTACCAGGCCCGGTTCCGCGGGCCGCGCTGA
- the mshC gene encoding cysteine--1-D-myo-inosityl 2-amino-2-deoxy-alpha-D-glucopyranoside ligase: protein MQAWSGVDVPVLPGRGAQLRLYDSADRQVRPVAPGPTATMYVCGITPYDATHLGHAATYLSFDLIHRVLLDGGHRVHYVQNVTDIDDPLFERAARDGIDWRTLGDREIQLFRDDMAALRALPPRDFVTATETIGEVVEMVEKLVADGAAYVVDDPQHPDVYYRVGATAQFGYESGLDRAAMLELFGERGGDPDRPGKADPLDALLWRAARDGEPSWDAPFGPGRPGWHIECSAIALNRLGVGFDIQGGGADLVFPHHEFSAAHGECVTAARRFARHYVHAGMIGWDGHKMSKSRGNLVLVSRLRADGVDPGAIRLGLFAGHYRQDRHWSDEVLATAQQRLARWRSAAALPAGPDTADLLARLRRYLADDLNTPMALAAVDGWVTDALEYGGHDAAAPAALATAVDALLGIRIA from the coding sequence ATGCAGGCGTGGTCTGGTGTCGACGTTCCGGTGCTGCCCGGGCGGGGAGCGCAGTTGCGGCTCTACGACAGCGCCGACCGGCAGGTCCGGCCGGTGGCGCCGGGCCCGACGGCGACCATGTACGTCTGCGGAATCACCCCGTATGACGCCACCCATCTCGGGCACGCCGCCACCTACCTGAGCTTCGATCTGATCCACCGGGTGCTGCTGGACGGCGGGCACCGGGTGCACTACGTGCAGAACGTCACCGACATCGACGATCCGCTGTTTGAGCGGGCCGCGCGCGACGGCATCGACTGGCGCACGCTCGGCGACCGTGAGATCCAGCTGTTCCGCGACGACATGGCCGCGCTGCGGGCCCTGCCGCCGCGCGACTTCGTCACCGCCACCGAGACCATCGGCGAGGTCGTTGAAATGGTGGAGAAGCTGGTCGCCGACGGTGCGGCCTACGTCGTCGACGATCCGCAGCACCCCGACGTGTACTACCGGGTCGGCGCGACCGCCCAGTTCGGCTACGAATCCGGCCTGGACCGCGCCGCCATGTTGGAGCTGTTCGGCGAACGCGGCGGCGACCCGGACCGCCCCGGCAAGGCCGATCCGCTCGATGCGCTGCTGTGGCGGGCCGCCCGCGACGGCGAGCCCAGCTGGGACGCACCGTTCGGCCCGGGCCGGCCCGGCTGGCACATCGAATGCTCGGCGATCGCGCTGAATCGCCTCGGCGTCGGCTTCGACATTCAGGGCGGCGGCGCCGACCTGGTGTTCCCGCATCACGAGTTCTCCGCCGCGCACGGCGAATGCGTCACCGCCGCCCGCCGGTTCGCCCGGCACTACGTGCACGCCGGGATGATCGGCTGGGACGGCCACAAGATGAGCAAGAGCCGCGGCAACCTGGTGCTGGTCTCGCGGCTGCGTGCCGACGGCGTCGACCCGGGGGCGATCCGGCTGGGACTGTTCGCCGGGCACTACCGCCAGGACCGGCACTGGAGCGATGAGGTGCTGGCGACCGCGCAGCAGCGACTGGCCCGCTGGCGCTCGGCCGCCGCGCTGCCGGCCGGCCCCGACACCGCCGACCTGCTGGCCCGGCTGCGCCGCTACCTGGCCGACGACCTGAACACCCCGATGGCGCTGGCCGCCGTCGACGGCTGGGTCACCGACGCGCTGGAGTACGGCGGCCACGACGCCGCCGCGCCAGCCGCGCTGGCCACCGCCGTCGACGCCCTGCTCGGCATCCGGATAGCCTGA
- a CDS encoding 3'(2'),5'-bisphosphate nucleotidase CysQ, with protein sequence MSTGPEDRSDADLAADLAVDAGRLLLAVREEMGFDYTWDLGDAGDARANARILARLRDERPEDAVLSEEAPDDLVRLGRDRVWIVDPVDGTRQYSLPGHRDWAVHIALWQRVGGPDGRITDAAVALPAYDEVYRTDTVVAGPARGDGPIRITASSNRPPAVLFRIAERMDVELVRIGSAGAKAMAVVRGDVDAYVHAGGQWEWDSAAPAGVVLAAGLHASRLDGSPMLYNRPDPYLPDLLMCRPELAEPLLAAIGAKPR encoded by the coding sequence GTGAGCACCGGGCCCGAGGATCGCAGCGACGCCGACCTGGCCGCGGACCTGGCCGTCGACGCGGGCCGGCTGCTGCTGGCGGTCCGCGAGGAGATGGGCTTCGACTACACCTGGGATCTCGGCGACGCCGGCGACGCCCGGGCCAACGCCCGGATCCTGGCCCGGCTGCGCGACGAACGTCCCGAGGACGCGGTGCTGTCCGAGGAAGCCCCCGACGACCTGGTCCGGCTTGGCCGAGATCGGGTGTGGATCGTCGATCCGGTCGACGGCACCCGGCAGTACTCGCTGCCCGGGCACCGTGATTGGGCCGTGCACATCGCGCTGTGGCAGCGGGTCGGCGGCCCGGACGGCCGGATCACCGACGCCGCGGTCGCGCTGCCCGCCTACGACGAGGTCTACCGCACCGACACCGTCGTCGCGGGTCCCGCGCGCGGTGACGGGCCGATCCGGATCACCGCGTCCTCCAATCGGCCCCCGGCGGTGCTGTTCCGGATCGCCGAGCGGATGGACGTCGAGCTGGTGCGGATCGGTTCGGCCGGCGCCAAGGCGATGGCGGTGGTCCGCGGCGACGTCGACGCCTACGTGCACGCCGGCGGGCAGTGGGAGTGGGACTCGGCGGCCCCGGCCGGGGTGGTGCTGGCCGCCGGCCTGCACGCCTCCCGCCTGGACGGCTCCCCGATGCTCTACAACCGGCCCGACCCGTACCTGCCTGACCTGCTGATGTGCCGCCCGGAACTCGCCGAGCCGCTGCTGGCCGCCATCGGAGCCAAGCCGCGCTGA
- a CDS encoding META domain-containing protein, whose protein sequence is MASIRAAAGAAGLLTAAVLLSGCQPAAATPNLAGSSWELVQIQSMDDAQGVTTIPDPSAFTVTFGPDGRAGFQLDCNRGNGSYTAAPADDGQSGSLSFGPIGVTMMLCPQPSLDSRVSTELERVTGYLFADGQLHLSTKLDSSVLTWRPAP, encoded by the coding sequence GTGGCTTCGATCCGAGCCGCGGCGGGAGCCGCGGGACTGTTGACCGCGGCGGTGCTGCTGAGCGGCTGCCAGCCGGCCGCCGCGACCCCGAATCTGGCGGGCAGTTCCTGGGAGTTGGTGCAGATCCAGTCGATGGACGACGCGCAGGGTGTGACCACGATTCCCGATCCGAGCGCGTTCACCGTGACGTTCGGCCCCGACGGGCGGGCCGGCTTCCAGCTCGACTGCAACCGCGGCAACGGCAGCTATACCGCCGCCCCGGCCGACGACGGGCAGTCCGGGTCGCTGAGCTTCGGGCCGATCGGCGTGACGATGATGCTCTGCCCGCAGCCGTCGCTGGATTCCCGGGTGTCCACCGAGTTGGAGCGGGTCACCGGCTACCTGTTCGCCGACGGGCAGCTGCACCTGTCCACGAAGCTGGACTCCAGCGTGCTGACCTGGCGCCCGGCGCCCTAG
- a CDS encoding SCO1664 family protein encodes MTSPAEAARILRHGALTILGRIRSASNATFLCEARLGDGPDGGGAGGGGAGGAVLHCVYKPIAGEQPLWDFPDGTLAGRERASFLISDRLGWNLVPDTVIRDGPAGPGMVQRWVNQPGDGLAGSPQPPEDAEVAPDLVDICPVDAVPDGYLPVLRAQDYDGNEVALVHADDRRLRRLAVFDVLVNNADRKGGHVLAGTDGRVYGVDHGLCLHAQDKLRTVLWGWAGQPIGGETLCDITKLLAALDGEFGAELAEHLTDAELAALGDRARGLLADPALPGPDQRARPIPWPAF; translated from the coding sequence ATGACCAGTCCGGCTGAGGCCGCGCGGATCCTGCGTCACGGCGCGCTGACGATACTCGGCCGGATCCGATCGGCCAGCAACGCGACGTTCCTGTGCGAGGCGCGACTCGGCGACGGGCCAGACGGCGGCGGGGCCGGTGGCGGCGGGGCCGGCGGTGCGGTGCTGCACTGCGTGTACAAACCGATCGCGGGGGAGCAGCCGCTGTGGGACTTTCCCGACGGCACCCTGGCCGGCCGGGAGCGGGCGTCGTTCCTGATCTCTGACCGGCTGGGCTGGAACCTGGTGCCCGACACGGTGATCCGGGACGGCCCGGCCGGTCCCGGCATGGTGCAGCGCTGGGTCAACCAGCCCGGCGACGGCCTGGCCGGGTCCCCGCAGCCGCCGGAGGACGCCGAGGTCGCACCGGATCTCGTCGACATCTGCCCCGTCGATGCGGTGCCGGACGGCTACCTGCCGGTGCTGCGCGCCCAGGATTACGACGGCAACGAGGTCGCGCTGGTGCACGCCGACGACCGGCGGCTGCGCCGACTGGCGGTGTTCGACGTGCTGGTCAACAACGCCGACCGCAAGGGCGGTCACGTGCTGGCCGGGACCGACGGCCGAGTGTACGGCGTGGACCATGGCCTGTGCCTGCACGCCCAGGACAAGTTGCGCACCGTGCTGTGGGGCTGGGCCGGCCAGCCGATCGGCGGCGAAACACTCTGCGACATAACGAAATTGCTCGCCGCGCTGGACGGCGAATTCGGCGCGGAACTCGCCGAGCACCTCACCGACGCCGAGCTCGCCGCGCTCGGCGACCGGGCCCGCGGGCTGCTGGCCGACCCGGCGCTGCCCGGCCCGGACCAGCGGGCGCGGCCAATACCCTGGCCGGCGTTCTGA
- a CDS encoding DUF3090 domain-containing protein, translated as MARAIHVFRSPDRFVAGTVGEPGDRTFYLQVVRESRVVSVMLEKQQVAVLAERIAALLVEINRRFGTPLPPEISDLGDLSPLITPVDAEFRVGTMGLGWDAEAKSVVVELLAVSDTEFDASVVLEDTDEGPDAVRVFLSPESAREFATRSNRVISAGRPPCPLCQEPLDAEGHICVRSNGYRREAFGPGDDQSG; from the coding sequence ATGGCCCGCGCAATTCACGTCTTCCGCAGCCCCGACCGGTTCGTCGCCGGGACCGTCGGGGAGCCCGGCGACCGCACCTTCTACCTGCAGGTGGTGCGGGAGAGCCGGGTGGTGTCGGTGATGCTGGAGAAACAGCAGGTGGCAGTGCTCGCCGAGCGGATCGCCGCGCTGCTGGTCGAGATCAACCGCCGGTTCGGCACCCCGCTGCCCCCGGAAATCAGCGACCTGGGCGACCTGTCGCCGCTGATCACCCCCGTCGATGCGGAGTTTCGGGTCGGCACCATGGGGCTGGGCTGGGACGCCGAGGCCAAATCGGTGGTGGTGGAGTTGCTCGCGGTCAGCGACACCGAGTTCGACGCCTCGGTGGTGTTGGAGGACACCGACGAGGGCCCCGACGCGGTGCGGGTGTTCCTGTCCCCGGAGTCGGCCCGGGAATTCGCCACCCGGTCCAACCGGGTGATCTCGGCGGGCCGGCCGCCGTGCCCGCTGTGCCAGGAGCCGCTGGACGCCGAGGGGCACATCTGCGTGCGCAGCAACGGCTACCGCCGCGAGGCGTTCGGTCCCGGCGATGACCAGTCCGGCTGA
- a CDS encoding histidine phosphatase family protein: MTVILLRHGRSVANTAHTLAGRTPGVDLDDRGRAQARDLIDRVAGLPIAALVRSPLRRCGATLEPLSAQLGLDPVLDDRLVEVDYGAWTGRSLAELATEPLWRVVQQQPSAAVFPDGEGLAAVQSRAVAAVREHDGRLAEAAGHDVLWIACTHGDVIKSVLADALGAHLDSFQRIVADPASMSVIRYTPARPFVLHVNHTGAELAAVLGKTAETPGPAAGDAPVGGSTD, from the coding sequence ATGACGGTCATCCTGCTGCGACACGGTCGTTCGGTCGCCAACACCGCGCACACGCTGGCCGGGCGCACCCCGGGGGTGGACCTCGACGACCGCGGCCGAGCGCAGGCCCGCGACCTGATCGACCGGGTGGCCGGGCTGCCGATCGCGGCGCTGGTGCGTTCGCCGCTGCGGCGCTGCGGGGCCACCCTGGAACCGCTGTCGGCGCAGCTGGGCCTGGACCCGGTGCTCGACGACCGGCTGGTCGAGGTCGACTACGGGGCCTGGACGGGCCGGTCGCTGGCCGAACTGGCCACCGAGCCGCTGTGGCGGGTCGTCCAGCAGCAGCCCAGCGCCGCGGTGTTTCCCGACGGCGAGGGGCTGGCCGCCGTGCAGAGCCGCGCGGTCGCCGCGGTCCGTGAGCATGACGGCAGGCTGGCCGAGGCCGCCGGGCACGACGTGCTGTGGATCGCCTGCACGCACGGCGACGTCATCAAATCGGTGCTGGCCGACGCGCTCGGCGCGCACCTGGACAGCTTTCAGCGGATCGTCGCCGACCCCGCCTCGATGAGCGTCATCCGGTACACCCCGGCCCGGCCCTTCGTCCTGCACGTCAACCACACCGGCGCCGAACTCGCCGCGGTGCTGGGCAAGACCGCCGAGACGCCCGGACCGGCCGCCGGGGACGCCCCGGTCGGCGGCTCGACCGACTGA
- a CDS encoding undecaprenyl-diphosphate phosphatase, with amino-acid sequence MSWTQMIVLSVVQGLTEFLPVSSSGHLAITSRLFFSADAGASFTAVSQLGTELAVLAYFAKDIVRIVRAWFAGLRNPARRSDPDYRLGWYVIIGSVPIVIIGVAFQQLIRGDVRNLWIVASAMIGFSLVIAAAEYLGRQTRRVEDLTARDGLLVGLAQCLALVPGVSRSGATISAGLFLGMDRALAARFGFLLGIPAVFASGLHELPNAWRPVTEGMSATGPQLLVSVLLTFVIGYAAISWLLRFVSNHSMYWFVGYRILLGTVVLVLLGTGVLAAT; translated from the coding sequence ATGTCGTGGACGCAGATGATCGTGCTGTCCGTCGTGCAGGGCCTCACCGAGTTTCTGCCGGTCTCCTCGTCCGGGCACCTGGCCATCACCTCCCGGCTGTTCTTCTCCGCCGACGCCGGGGCGTCGTTCACCGCGGTGTCCCAGCTCGGCACCGAACTGGCCGTGCTGGCGTACTTCGCCAAGGACATCGTCCGGATCGTGCGGGCCTGGTTCGCCGGCTTGCGGAACCCGGCGCGACGCAGCGACCCCGACTACCGGCTGGGCTGGTACGTCATCATCGGCAGCGTCCCGATCGTCATCATCGGGGTGGCGTTCCAGCAGCTCATCCGTGGCGACGTGCGCAACCTGTGGATCGTCGCGAGCGCGATGATCGGGTTCTCCCTGGTGATCGCCGCCGCGGAATATCTGGGCCGGCAGACCCGCCGCGTTGAGGACCTCACCGCGCGCGACGGCCTGCTGGTCGGCCTGGCCCAGTGCCTGGCGCTGGTGCCGGGGGTGTCCCGGTCGGGGGCGACGATCAGCGCCGGGCTGTTCCTCGGCATGGACCGCGCGCTGGCCGCCCGGTTCGGCTTCCTGCTGGGGATTCCCGCGGTGTTCGCCTCGGGCCTGCACGAACTGCCCAACGCCTGGCGGCCGGTGACCGAGGGGATGAGCGCGACGGGCCCGCAGCTGCTGGTCTCGGTGCTGCTCACCTTCGTCATCGGGTACGCGGCGATCTCCTGGCTGCTGCGCTTTGTCAGCAACCACAGCATGTACTGGTTCGTCGGCTACCGGATCCTGCTCGGGACCGTGGTGCTGGTGCTGCTGGGCACCGGGGTGCTGGCGGCGACATGA
- a CDS encoding YncE family protein, whose product MPFYAARTARLAVAGLTALALLTGCSGNEPLATPRTIEPGRAADSPATVVTPAGQIRPMQGTAQSAIFDPGTRSLVVLAGGPTPALRLFGEQPAARTVALPGGDASVTALAGDGPGRALLAARGGYFTVDLTAGSATRVDVQGRPDAEFTAIVRRADGALVLGAADGTVVVLDGPSAVAHSSKIFARVDMLAVHDDTVLVLDRGQTLVTELKSDGGQDQALRAGEGATMMVADPVGRVLVTDSRGNELLAFGVDPLIMRQRYPVHSVPYGLAGSATLTWVSTTANNQIVGYDLSTGIPVEKVRHPSVRQPDLLAYDDGTDTLYAVSTRGDGVQVIPNASGRQ is encoded by the coding sequence GTGCCCTTTTACGCCGCCCGCACCGCCCGGCTGGCCGTTGCCGGCCTGACCGCGCTGGCATTGCTCACCGGTTGTTCGGGCAACGAGCCGCTGGCCACCCCGCGGACCATCGAGCCGGGCCGGGCCGCCGATTCCCCGGCGACCGTCGTCACCCCGGCCGGCCAGATCCGCCCCATGCAGGGCACCGCGCAGTCGGCGATCTTCGATCCGGGTACCCGCTCGCTGGTGGTGCTGGCCGGCGGCCCGACGCCGGCGTTGCGGCTGTTCGGCGAGCAGCCCGCGGCGCGCACCGTCGCGCTGCCCGGCGGCGACGCGTCGGTGACCGCGCTGGCCGGCGACGGACCCGGCCGGGCCCTGCTGGCCGCCCGCGGCGGCTATTTCACCGTCGACCTGACGGCCGGCTCGGCGACCCGGGTGGACGTCCAGGGTCGGCCGGACGCCGAATTCACCGCCATCGTGCGGCGCGCCGACGGCGCACTGGTGCTCGGCGCGGCCGACGGCACGGTGGTCGTGCTCGACGGCCCCTCGGCCGTCGCGCACTCCTCGAAGATCTTCGCCCGGGTCGACATGCTGGCGGTGCACGACGACACCGTGCTGGTGCTCGATCGCGGGCAGACCCTGGTGACCGAGCTCAAGTCCGACGGCGGTCAGGACCAGGCGCTGCGGGCCGGGGAGGGCGCCACCATGATGGTCGCCGACCCGGTCGGCCGGGTCCTGGTGACCGACAGCCGCGGCAACGAACTGCTCGCGTTCGGGGTCGACCCGCTGATCATGCGGCAGCGCTACCCGGTGCACAGCGTGCCCTACGGGCTGGCCGGCTCGGCCACCCTGACCTGGGTCTCCACCACCGCCAACAACCAGATCGTGGGCTATGACCTGTCCACCGGCATCCCGGTGGAGAAGGTGCGCCATCCCAGCGTGCGGCAACCGGATCTGCTGGCCTACGACGACGGCACCGACACCCTGTATGCGGTGTCCACCCGCGGTGACGGGGTGCAGGTGATCCCGAACGCGTCGGGCCGCCAGTGA
- a CDS encoding DUF5703 family protein, translated as MSSAYRGRLPAAWAAELSEDYEWIPLRLPADVTRLTASTRLSIEAQYRGWELTRVRLYSDGSGRVLLRRKKTRNPLADQVVGP; from the coding sequence GTGAGCTCGGCGTACCGGGGGCGGCTGCCCGCGGCCTGGGCAGCCGAGCTGTCCGAGGACTACGAGTGGATACCGCTGCGGCTGCCCGCGGACGTGACCCGGCTGACCGCGTCCACCCGACTGTCGATCGAGGCGCAGTACCGCGGCTGGGAACTGACCCGGGTGCGCCTCTACAGCGACGGATCTGGCCGAGTCCTGTTGCGTCGCAAGAAAACCCGAAACCCGTTGGCCGATCAGGTGGTGGGACCCTAG
- a CDS encoding quinone-dependent dihydroorotate dehydrogenase, whose translation MYELLRSAMFRVPPERIHTMVFAALRAATAPAPVRARLTARLAPTDPILASTVFGVRFPGPLGLAAGFDKDGHGLNAWGALGFGYAEVGTVTAAAQPGNPSPRLFRLPADRALLNRMGFNNDGAAALATRLAGHHPDVPIGVNIGKTKLTAPEHAVEDYRASARLLGPLASYLVVNVSSPNTPGLRDLQAVESLRPILAGVLAEVAAAGTPVLVKIAPDLSDEDVDAVADLAVELGLAGIVATNTTISRDGLRTPGAAELGAGGISGPPVARRSLEVLRRLHARVGGRLTLVSVGGIETADQAWERITAGAALLQGYTGFIYGGGLYAKRIQDGIAERLRAGGFAALSEAVGSAAP comes from the coding sequence ATGTATGAGTTGCTGCGCTCGGCGATGTTCCGGGTGCCCCCGGAGCGCATCCACACGATGGTGTTCGCGGCGCTGCGGGCGGCCACCGCACCCGCCCCGGTGCGCGCCCGGCTCACCGCCCGGCTGGCCCCCACCGACCCGATCCTGGCCAGCACCGTCTTCGGGGTGCGGTTCCCCGGCCCGCTGGGTCTGGCCGCCGGCTTCGACAAGGACGGCCACGGACTGAACGCCTGGGGCGCCCTCGGATTCGGCTACGCCGAGGTCGGCACCGTGACCGCGGCCGCCCAACCCGGCAATCCGTCGCCCCGGTTGTTCCGGCTGCCGGCCGATCGGGCGCTGCTCAACCGGATGGGCTTCAACAACGACGGCGCCGCCGCGCTGGCCACCCGGCTGGCCGGCCACCACCCGGATGTGCCGATCGGGGTGAACATCGGCAAGACCAAGCTCACCGCGCCGGAACACGCGGTCGAGGACTACCGGGCCAGCGCCCGGCTGCTGGGCCCGCTGGCGTCCTATCTGGTGGTCAACGTCAGCTCCCCGAACACCCCGGGGCTGCGCGACCTGCAGGCGGTGGAGTCACTGCGCCCGATCCTGGCCGGGGTGCTGGCCGAGGTCGCCGCCGCGGGCACCCCGGTGCTGGTGAAGATCGCCCCGGATCTGTCCGATGAGGACGTCGACGCGGTGGCCGACCTGGCCGTCGAGCTGGGGCTGGCGGGCATCGTCGCCACCAACACCACCATCTCGCGGGACGGTTTGCGCACCCCGGGCGCCGCCGAACTGGGGGCCGGCGGGATTTCCGGCCCGCCGGTGGCCCGCCGGTCACTGGAGGTGCTGCGCCGGCTGCACGCCCGGGTCGGCGGCCGGTTGACCCTGGTCAGCGTCGGCGGCATCGAAACCGCCGATCAGGCCTGGGAACGCATCACCGCCGGCGCGGCGCTGCTGCAGGGCTACACCGGCTTCATCTACGGCGGCGGCCTGTACGCCAAGCGGATCCAGGACGGCATCGCCGAACGCCTGCGTGCGGGGGGTTTCGCCGCGCTGAGCGAGGCGGTCGGGTCGGCCGCACCCTGA
- a CDS encoding GMC oxidoreductase, with protein MSFHIGEVPANTDVLVIGSGFGGSVVAAELAAAGTRVTVVERGNHYPPGSFPRGPAGFATNFWDPKAGLHGMFDVWSFRGLETVVAAGLGGGSLIYANVMLRKPDAWFRNQPHPYRPGVSETWSFTRADLDPHYDAVQAVLDVQELPTGPEPLDPAFRLPKTAAFRRVDGARAAPLAVQFRAGPDRPAIGAPVPDPGYPNLFGQPRRTCRMCGECDVGCNEGAKNSMDHTYLSMAAARGAVLHTRTEVTGIAPTDGGFEVALRVYPAPPADPAEPSPPPSEHVITARQVVLAAGTLGSTYLMLRNRAALGLHNPVLGSRFCGNGDLLGFILGTTASLTGWRGPVITSYLGFPDDTETGDPTDFGMYLQDAGYPEFAAWLTDTAASLRRLPKMAKVIVGEALGRRFHRSDTSLSAELSEFLGRPTVTSHGLPVLGMGLDVADGTLYLDRARPAMMNNTWSTRSSAEYFDILVDRMRRLAEQLGGRLTLNPTYRFRRVISVHPLGGCPADTDRSAGVVDGFGRVRGVPGLRICDGSVFPGPVGANPSMTIAAFARRAARQLIEHGDPADWPPVVQP; from the coding sequence ATGAGCTTTCACATCGGCGAAGTTCCCGCGAACACCGACGTGCTGGTGATCGGATCCGGGTTCGGCGGTTCGGTCGTCGCGGCCGAACTCGCGGCCGCGGGTACCCGGGTGACGGTGGTCGAACGCGGCAACCACTACCCGCCGGGCAGCTTCCCCCGCGGACCGGCCGGGTTCGCCACGAATTTCTGGGACCCGAAGGCCGGTCTGCACGGAATGTTCGACGTGTGGAGCTTCCGCGGGCTGGAGACCGTGGTGGCCGCCGGGCTGGGCGGCGGTTCGCTGATCTACGCCAACGTGATGCTGCGCAAGCCCGACGCCTGGTTCCGCAACCAGCCCCATCCGTACCGGCCCGGGGTCAGCGAAACCTGGTCGTTCACCCGCGCCGACCTCGATCCGCACTACGACGCCGTCCAGGCCGTCCTCGACGTCCAGGAACTGCCCACCGGGCCGGAGCCGCTGGATCCGGCCTTTCGGCTGCCCAAGACCGCCGCCTTCCGCCGCGTCGACGGGGCCCGCGCCGCGCCGCTGGCCGTCCAGTTCCGCGCCGGCCCCGACCGGCCCGCGATCGGCGCCCCGGTGCCCGATCCCGGCTACCCCAACCTGTTCGGCCAGCCCCGCCGCACCTGCCGGATGTGCGGGGAGTGCGACGTCGGCTGCAATGAGGGCGCCAAGAACAGCATGGACCACACCTACCTGTCCATGGCCGCCGCGCGCGGCGCGGTGCTGCACACCCGCACCGAGGTCACCGGCATCGCCCCCACCGACGGGGGATTCGAGGTGGCGCTGCGGGTGTATCCGGCGCCGCCGGCGGATCCGGCCGAACCCAGCCCCCCGCCGTCGGAGCACGTCATCACCGCCAGGCAGGTGGTGCTCGCCGCAGGCACCCTGGGCAGCACCTACCTGATGCTGCGCAACCGCGCCGCCCTGGGCCTGCACAACCCGGTGCTGGGATCCCGGTTCTGTGGAAACGGTGACCTGCTCGGTTTCATCCTCGGCACCACCGCGTCGCTGACCGGCTGGCGGGGGCCGGTGATCACCTCCTACCTCGGGTTCCCCGACGACACCGAGACCGGCGATCCCACCGACTTCGGCATGTACCTGCAGGACGCCGGATACCCGGAGTTCGCGGCCTGGCTGACCGACACCGCGGCCTCGCTGCGGCGGTTGCCGAAGATGGCGAAGGTGATTGTCGGCGAGGCGCTCGGGCGCCGGTTTCACCGCTCGGACACCTCGCTGTCGGCCGAGCTCAGCGAATTCCTCGGCCGGCCCACGGTGACCTCGCACGGCCTGCCGGTGCTGGGCATGGGCCTGGACGTCGCCGACGGCACCCTGTACCTGGACCGCGCCCGGCCGGCGATGATGAACAACACCTGGTCCACCCGATCCTCCGCGGAATACTTCGACATCCTGGTGGATCGGATGCGCCGGCTCGCCGAACAGCTCGGCGGCCGGCTGACGCTGAACCCCACCTACCGGTTCCGCCGGGTGATCAGCGTGCATCCGCTCGGTGGTTGCCCAGCCGACACCGACCGGTCAGCGGGGGTGGTCGACGGGTTCGGCCGGGTCCGCGGTGTCCCCGGCCTGCGGATCTGCGACGGATCGGTGTTCCCGGGCCCGGTCGGCGCCAACCCGTCGATGACGATCGCCGCGTTCGCCCGGCGCGCCGCCCGGCAGCTGATCGAGCACGGCGATCCGGCCGACTGGCCACCGGTGGTGCAGCCGTGA